A window of the Teredinibacter franksiae genome harbors these coding sequences:
- the recN gene encoding DNA repair protein RecN, which produces MLTHLHITDFTLVDELDLELDKGLTTITGETGAGKSITLDALGLALGDRTDADKIRNGCDKADIHASFDISHLSYAKKWLAEHELADGDDCILRRVVTAEGRSRAYINGQTATLNQIRTLGEMLINIHSQHEHQTLLNTRSHQRLLDAFGGLKPLAKQVKDAYNKWHCIHYQLETIRNQNDDLNARFQLLSYQVEELEQLGLEPGELDQLELQQKTLANAETINTHCGHVVSLCGDDEGLQDRLNQALHLLSSLQTKPEALVEAESMLNNAFIHVQEAQAELERYLDGQDQDENRLVEVEQRLNAIYEIARKHRMAPEDLVETHQKLVAELRSMQSGDEQIEKLEQQSEDALYLYQQLASELSDQRQFASARLAKAVNEKLTQLAMGQSNFSIALNAEAKPAANGNEIVEFLISTNHGQPAKPLAKVASGGELSRISLAIQVVTAQTSTTPTLVFDEVDVGIGGTTGDEVGKLLRELGENAQVLCVTHLAQVASKGHQHLLVSKTGNKKTGALSALKTLTQQERIAEIARMMGGNVESKNSLAHAKEMMTA; this is translated from the coding sequence GTGCTAACACATCTGCATATCACCGATTTCACACTGGTAGACGAACTGGATCTGGAGCTGGATAAAGGGTTAACCACCATTACCGGGGAAACGGGCGCGGGTAAATCGATTACCCTCGACGCCCTAGGCCTTGCACTGGGAGACCGCACCGATGCCGACAAAATTCGCAACGGCTGCGATAAAGCCGATATTCATGCCAGCTTCGACATCAGCCACTTGAGTTACGCCAAAAAGTGGCTAGCCGAACACGAGCTAGCCGACGGAGACGACTGCATATTGCGTAGGGTTGTCACTGCAGAAGGTCGGTCTCGCGCCTACATCAACGGACAAACAGCCACCCTCAACCAAATCCGTACCCTAGGCGAAATGCTGATAAACATTCACAGCCAGCACGAACATCAAACGCTGCTGAATACCCGCAGCCACCAGCGCCTACTTGATGCTTTTGGTGGGCTAAAGCCCCTAGCAAAACAAGTAAAAGATGCCTACAACAAATGGCACTGTATCCACTACCAGCTAGAAACTATTCGCAACCAAAACGATGACCTTAACGCCCGCTTTCAATTGCTCAGCTATCAGGTAGAAGAGCTAGAACAACTGGGGCTTGAGCCCGGAGAATTGGACCAACTGGAACTGCAACAAAAAACACTCGCCAACGCCGAAACCATTAATACACACTGCGGCCATGTGGTAAGCCTGTGCGGCGACGACGAAGGCCTGCAAGACCGACTAAACCAAGCACTGCACCTGCTCTCATCACTTCAAACAAAACCAGAGGCACTTGTTGAGGCAGAATCTATGCTCAACAACGCTTTCATCCATGTTCAGGAAGCGCAAGCCGAACTGGAACGCTACCTCGACGGCCAAGATCAGGACGAAAACCGCCTTGTCGAAGTGGAACAGCGGCTAAATGCCATATACGAAATCGCGCGAAAGCACAGAATGGCCCCCGAAGACCTAGTGGAAACGCACCAAAAACTCGTAGCCGAATTACGCAGCATGCAAAGCGGCGATGAACAAATTGAAAAACTGGAGCAACAAAGCGAAGACGCGCTCTACCTATACCAGCAACTGGCATCGGAATTGAGCGATCAGCGCCAATTTGCCAGCGCTAGGCTGGCAAAAGCCGTAAACGAAAAACTAACTCAACTCGCTATGGGCCAATCCAATTTTAGTATTGCGCTCAACGCCGAAGCCAAACCCGCCGCGAACGGCAACGAAATTGTAGAATTTTTGATTAGCACCAATCACGGCCAGCCAGCCAAACCCCTCGCAAAGGTTGCCTCTGGTGGAGAGCTATCACGTATTAGCCTCGCCATTCAGGTGGTTACAGCACAAACCTCTACCACCCCCACACTGGTGTTCGACGAAGTTGACGTAGGCATTGGTGGCACCACAGGTGATGAAGTAGGCAAACTCCTGCGTGAACTTGGTGAAAATGCACAAGTGCTTTGCGTAACCCACTTAGCCCAAGTGGCGAGCAAAGGCCACCAACACCTACTGGTAAGCAAAACGGGTAACAAAAAAACAGGCGCGCTCTCTGCCCTAAAAACGCTTACTCAACAGGAGCGTATCGCCGAAATCGCCAGAATGATGGGCGGCAACGTGGAATCGAAAAACTCACTAGCGCATGCGAAAGAGATGATGACGGCGTAA
- the grpE gene encoding nucleotide exchange factor GrpE, which produces MEMRVSNHDQPENDINEEKVEEQVAAEQVAIEEEPQSEAAAGVVAELEAEIEKLQSELNEAKEQAMRAAAEAQNVRRRAEQDVEKAHKFGVEKFVSDMLPVADNLVRAVEASAAEAADLASVTEGVELTLKSLMDALQRHKVEQVNPEGEPFNPELHQAMTAVPQPDVEPNTVINVYQCGYTLNGRLVRPAMVVVSKAPE; this is translated from the coding sequence CTGGAGATGCGCGTGAGTAACCACGATCAACCTGAAAACGACATCAATGAAGAAAAAGTTGAAGAGCAAGTGGCAGCAGAGCAGGTAGCCATTGAAGAGGAGCCGCAATCAGAGGCAGCCGCTGGGGTTGTCGCTGAATTAGAGGCTGAAATCGAAAAGCTGCAATCGGAGCTTAACGAAGCCAAGGAGCAGGCCATGCGCGCAGCTGCTGAAGCACAGAATGTGCGTCGCAGGGCGGAGCAAGATGTTGAAAAAGCGCACAAATTTGGAGTGGAAAAATTTGTGAGTGACATGCTGCCGGTGGCCGATAATTTGGTGCGAGCAGTAGAAGCATCCGCAGCAGAGGCTGCCGATTTGGCTTCGGTAACTGAGGGTGTAGAGCTGACCTTGAAATCGCTAATGGATGCACTACAGCGCCACAAGGTGGAGCAGGTAAACCCTGAAGGGGAGCCCTTTAATCCCGAGTTGCACCAAGCCATGACGGCGGTGCCGCAACCGGATGTAGAACCCAACACCGTTATTAACGTTTACCAGTGTGGTTATACCCTGAATGGGCGCCTAGTTCGACCGGCTATGGTAGTGGTGTCTAAGGCTCCGGAATAG
- the dnaK gene encoding molecular chaperone DnaK has protein sequence MGKIIGIDLGTTNSCVAVLEGNKPKVIENAEGDRTTPSIVAYTDDDEILVGQSAKRQAVTNPQNTLFAVKRLIGRKFQDDVVQKDIKMVPYTIAAADNGDAWVEVKGDKKAPPQISAEVLKKMKKTAEDYLGESVTEAVITVPAYFNDSQRQATKDAGKIAGLEVKRIINEPTAAALAYGMDKTPGDRTIAVYDLGGGTFDISIIEIADVDGEHQFEVLSTNGDTFLGGEDFDLRLIEHLASEFKATNGIDLHSDPLALQRLKEAAEKAKIELSSSQQTEVNLPYITADATGPKHLVVKLSRAKLESLVEELVNRSLEPLKIAIKDADLSVSEIDDVILVGGQTRMPMVQQKVAEFFGKEPRKDVNPDEAVAMGAAIQGAVLSGDVKDVLLLDVSPLTLGIETMGGVATPLIEKNTTIPTKKSQVFSTAEDNQTAVTIHVVQGERKQATGNKSLGRFDLADIPPAPRGMPQVEVTFDIDANGILNVSAKDKATGKEQSIVIKASSGLSDDEIDNMVKDAEANAEADRKFEEVVTARNTLEGLAHATKKTLEEAGDKATADEKSAIEAAIKEAEEAAKGEDKEAMEAATKKLSDASGSLAQKLYAEQAAEQPGAADEGAEQPAEEGVVDAEFEEVKDENSK, from the coding sequence ATGGGCAAAATTATTGGTATTGACCTAGGTACTACCAACTCGTGTGTTGCGGTGTTGGAAGGTAATAAACCGAAGGTAATTGAGAACGCTGAGGGCGATCGTACTACACCATCCATCGTGGCCTACACCGACGATGACGAAATTCTTGTTGGTCAGAGTGCTAAGCGTCAGGCGGTGACTAATCCGCAGAATACGCTTTTTGCGGTTAAGCGACTGATTGGCCGTAAGTTTCAGGACGACGTTGTTCAGAAAGATATCAAAATGGTGCCATACACCATTGCCGCTGCCGACAATGGCGATGCTTGGGTAGAAGTGAAGGGCGACAAAAAGGCGCCACCTCAGATTTCCGCTGAAGTATTGAAAAAAATGAAGAAGACCGCCGAGGATTACCTGGGCGAATCAGTTACCGAGGCGGTTATTACCGTACCGGCGTACTTTAACGACTCTCAGCGCCAGGCCACCAAAGACGCAGGTAAAATTGCGGGCCTAGAAGTTAAGCGTATTATTAACGAGCCAACGGCCGCGGCACTGGCTTACGGTATGGATAAAACCCCTGGCGACCGCACAATTGCGGTATACGACTTGGGTGGTGGTACTTTCGATATTTCCATTATTGAAATTGCCGATGTAGACGGCGAGCACCAGTTTGAAGTGTTGTCTACTAACGGAGACACCTTTCTTGGGGGTGAAGATTTCGATTTGCGTTTGATCGAGCACCTAGCGTCAGAGTTCAAAGCTACTAATGGCATTGACCTGCACAGCGATCCTTTGGCTTTACAGCGTTTAAAAGAAGCGGCAGAAAAGGCCAAGATTGAGCTATCTTCCAGCCAGCAAACGGAAGTTAACCTGCCTTATATAACGGCAGATGCTACTGGCCCTAAGCACTTGGTTGTTAAGTTGTCTCGTGCCAAATTAGAATCCTTGGTTGAAGAGCTGGTTAATCGTTCACTTGAGCCATTAAAAATCGCCATTAAAGATGCTGATCTTTCGGTTAGTGAAATCGACGATGTGATTTTGGTTGGTGGTCAAACACGTATGCCTATGGTTCAGCAAAAAGTCGCTGAGTTCTTTGGCAAAGAGCCTCGTAAAGATGTAAACCCCGATGAAGCCGTCGCTATGGGTGCCGCTATTCAGGGCGCCGTTCTTTCTGGCGATGTAAAAGACGTGTTACTTCTCGATGTATCGCCATTAACGCTTGGTATTGAAACCATGGGTGGTGTTGCTACGCCGCTGATCGAGAAAAACACCACTATCCCGACGAAAAAGTCACAGGTGTTCTCTACCGCCGAAGACAATCAAACGGCTGTAACCATTCACGTGGTTCAGGGTGAGCGAAAGCAGGCTACCGGCAATAAGTCCTTAGGACGTTTCGACCTCGCCGACATTCCTCCCGCTCCTCGTGGAATGCCTCAGGTTGAAGTAACTTTCGATATTGATGCAAACGGTATTCTGAATGTGTCGGCCAAAGACAAGGCGACCGGTAAAGAGCAGTCCATTGTTATTAAGGCGTCTTCTGGTTTGAGTGATGACGAAATTGATAACATGGTGAAGGATGCAGAGGCTAACGCCGAAGCAGATCGCAAGTTTGAAGAAGTTGTGACTGCACGCAACACCTTGGAGGGGCTTGCTCATGCAACGAAGAAGACTCTTGAAGAAGCGGGTGATAAGGCGACGGCTGACGAAAAGTCTGCCATCGAAGCCGCTATTAAGGAAGCCGAAGAGGCTGCAAAAGGTGAAGACAAAGAAGCAATGGAAGCTGCTACCAAAAAGCTAAGCGATGCTTCCGGTAGCCTTGCGCAAAAACTCTATGCTGAGCAAGCTGCTGAACAGCCGGGCGCAGCCGATGAGGGTGCGGAACAACCCGCTGAAGAAGGCGTTGTAGACGCCGAGTTCGAAGAAGTGAAAGACGAAAACAGTAAGTAA
- the dnaJ gene encoding molecular chaperone DnaJ yields MSKRDYYEVLGVSKDCSAQELKKAYRKVAMKHHPDRNEGDKASEEKFKEASEAYEILSDDQKRGAYDQYGHAGVEGQAGMGGGEGFGGFSDIFGDVFGDIFGGSGGGRGGRGGPSRGADLRYTLDLTLEDAVRGATVKIKVPTLVGCSTCGGNGAKPGTSPTTCNTCGGHGQVRMQQGFFSVQQTCPTCRGKGQSISDPCNGCHGRGRVEETKTLSVKVPPGVDTGDRIRLAGEGEAGADGGPSGDLYVQVSVKDHEFFQRDGKNLYCEVPISIFDACLGGEIEVPTLDGRVKLKVPGETQTGKLFRLRNKGVTPVRGGSAGDLLCRVILETPVNLTARQKDLLEELRASFQGKKHSPKQHSWFDGMKSFFGDMKM; encoded by the coding sequence ATGTCCAAGCGTGATTATTACGAAGTACTCGGGGTTTCCAAAGACTGCTCTGCACAGGAATTGAAAAAAGCCTACCGTAAAGTGGCAATGAAGCATCACCCCGACCGAAACGAAGGTGATAAAGCCTCTGAAGAGAAGTTTAAAGAAGCCAGCGAAGCCTACGAGATTCTTTCGGACGACCAGAAGCGTGGCGCCTATGATCAATATGGGCACGCGGGTGTTGAAGGCCAAGCCGGAATGGGTGGCGGAGAAGGCTTTGGCGGTTTCTCCGATATTTTCGGTGATGTATTTGGCGATATTTTTGGCGGTAGTGGTGGTGGTCGCGGCGGGCGTGGTGGTCCATCTCGTGGTGCGGACCTTCGGTACACGTTGGATTTAACTTTAGAAGACGCTGTGCGCGGCGCTACAGTAAAAATTAAAGTGCCCACTTTGGTTGGTTGTAGTACCTGTGGCGGAAACGGTGCAAAGCCTGGTACTAGCCCTACCACGTGTAATACCTGTGGTGGTCATGGTCAGGTGCGTATGCAGCAGGGTTTTTTCTCTGTACAGCAAACTTGCCCAACATGCCGTGGTAAAGGCCAGTCTATTTCAGACCCTTGTAATGGTTGTCATGGGCGCGGTCGAGTTGAAGAAACCAAAACACTTTCTGTAAAAGTCCCTCCGGGCGTTGATACCGGTGACCGTATTCGCCTTGCCGGTGAAGGTGAAGCCGGTGCTGATGGTGGGCCGTCAGGCGACCTGTATGTGCAGGTGTCGGTTAAAGATCACGAGTTTTTCCAGCGCGACGGCAAAAACCTGTACTGCGAAGTACCTATTAGTATTTTTGATGCTTGCCTCGGTGGTGAAATTGAAGTGCCCACCCTCGATGGTCGAGTAAAGTTGAAAGTGCCCGGCGAGACTCAGACCGGCAAGTTGTTTCGTTTGCGAAATAAAGGTGTAACGCCGGTTCGAGGAGGGTCTGCAGGGGATTTGTTGTGCAGGGTTATCCTAGAAACGCCGGTTAACCTGACGGCTAGACAAAAAGACCTGCTTGAAGAATTGCGAGCGTCTTTCCAAGGAAAAAAACACTCTCCTAAGCAACACAGCTGGTTTGATGGAATGAAAAGTTTCTTTGGTGATATGAAAATGTAA
- the dapB gene encoding 4-hydroxy-tetrahydrodipicolinate reductase — translation MTIKIAVTGAAGRMGKTLIEAVALAEGAELAAAIERPDSSLIGADAGELAGVGKIGIAVVGDIEQVVGQFDVLIDFTAPVATVVNAQVCGAAGKGMVVGTTGFSDEQKGVFDEAIKDSPICLASNFSTGVNLCFKLLDMAAKVMGDDADIEVYEAHHRHKVDAPSGTALSMGEVVANALGRDLKKVAVYGREGQTGARERDTIGFATVRGGDVVGDHTVSFLADGERVEITHKASSRMSFARGAVRAAIWLATQPSGRYDMQDVLGLN, via the coding sequence ATGACCATAAAAATAGCCGTTACCGGCGCCGCTGGGCGTATGGGCAAAACGCTGATCGAAGCTGTGGCTTTGGCCGAGGGCGCCGAACTCGCTGCGGCGATTGAGCGCCCAGACAGTTCGCTGATTGGTGCCGACGCTGGAGAGCTTGCAGGGGTTGGTAAAATAGGCATTGCAGTGGTGGGTGATATTGAGCAGGTTGTCGGGCAGTTCGATGTGCTAATCGATTTCACCGCTCCTGTGGCTACGGTAGTGAATGCACAGGTGTGTGGTGCTGCAGGCAAGGGAATGGTTGTGGGTACTACGGGCTTTTCCGATGAACAGAAAGGGGTCTTTGATGAGGCTATAAAGGATTCTCCCATATGCTTGGCGTCCAACTTCAGTACGGGTGTAAACCTGTGTTTTAAATTATTGGACATGGCGGCGAAGGTTATGGGTGATGATGCGGACATTGAAGTGTACGAAGCGCATCACCGTCATAAAGTTGATGCACCTTCTGGTACCGCGTTGAGTATGGGCGAAGTGGTTGCTAATGCCCTTGGTCGAGATTTAAAAAAGGTTGCTGTTTATGGTCGTGAAGGCCAAACCGGTGCACGTGAGCGTGACACTATTGGTTTCGCTACCGTGCGCGGCGGCGATGTGGTTGGCGATCATACGGTTTCGTTTTTGGCCGATGGTGAGCGCGTAGAAATTACGCATAAAGCTTCCAGCCGAATGTCTTTTGCTCGCGGTGCTGTTCGAGCGGCTATCTGGCTGGCAACTCAGCCAAGCGGTCGCTACGATATGCAGGATGTTTTGGGCTTGAACTAG
- a CDS encoding DUF799 domain-containing protein — MPTQFKLAWISLLAILCCSCANQQQFSNSKLSEAKPRSILIVPVVNNSVDVYAPTSMLTTLPSILAEKGYYVFPVNTVKMILDHEGLYEPAEVHALPPQELAKMFGADCILYVTINQWASQYVLISTTTVVNFSYKIVSKDGEELWAANKQLTHTPQNDSSGNIFADLIIAAGSAAFERALPNYLPLAHQANQQVFSTGTTAIPPGPYATPK, encoded by the coding sequence ATGCCGACCCAATTCAAACTTGCATGGATTAGCCTACTGGCGATACTTTGTTGTTCGTGCGCAAACCAACAACAATTCAGTAACAGCAAACTCAGTGAAGCCAAACCGAGATCGATACTCATTGTGCCGGTGGTCAACAATTCCGTTGATGTATACGCCCCTACCTCCATGCTCACCACCCTCCCCTCAATACTCGCCGAAAAAGGCTATTACGTTTTTCCCGTTAATACCGTAAAAATGATACTGGACCACGAAGGCCTGTACGAACCGGCAGAAGTTCATGCACTACCACCGCAAGAGCTAGCCAAAATGTTCGGCGCCGACTGTATTTTATATGTCACGATTAACCAGTGGGCATCGCAATACGTTTTAATCTCAACCACTACCGTAGTTAACTTTAGCTACAAAATTGTCAGTAAAGATGGCGAAGAACTTTGGGCCGCAAATAAACAGCTCACCCATACACCGCAAAACGATAGCTCCGGCAATATCTTCGCTGATTTAATAATTGCCGCAGGTTCCGCCGCCTTTGAGCGTGCCCTACCCAACTATTTACCGTTAGCGCATCAGGCAAACCAACAGGTTTTCTCCACAGGGACAACAGCCATCCCGCCCGGGCCTTACGCTACGCCCAAATAA
- a CDS encoding DUF4810 domain-containing protein, with the protein MNKKFWIAVFTAVYLTGCTTSSQYYWLDYEEKLYDYYHKPAKKTKVVNSYIDALERADKSGKKLAPGLYAEAGSFMLERGDRARALTFFKLERDAWPESSSLMDALITHIDQDLEAKN; encoded by the coding sequence ATGAATAAAAAGTTTTGGATTGCAGTTTTTACCGCGGTGTACCTCACCGGCTGCACTACGTCTAGCCAGTACTACTGGCTAGACTACGAAGAAAAGCTATACGATTACTACCACAAACCCGCTAAAAAAACTAAAGTGGTCAATAGCTATATCGACGCCCTAGAGAGGGCTGACAAGTCTGGGAAAAAGCTAGCGCCCGGACTTTATGCCGAAGCGGGTTCTTTTATGCTTGAGCGAGGAGACAGAGCCCGAGCCCTGACGTTTTTTAAATTAGAACGTGATGCCTGGCCAGAAAGCTCTTCGTTAATGGATGCGCTTATTACCCACATCGATCAAGATTTGGAGGCTAAAAACTAA
- a CDS encoding CsgG/HfaB family protein: MKLTFLTAGALSLLLGGCATHPTNVQDVEPAISEEAQRQAQTALIESEKDQSLALKRKIAVGKLTNETTYGKSLIGYNSGDELGKKVSDMFVQSLNNSGHYLIFERPGLDLIENEAKLTGATTNLIGVDTLVMGSLTQFGRATTGESGFLSSSKKQEATATVNLRLVDTRTAQVFATVTGTGSSATESASTMGFGSVASYDGSLNDRAIGAAVNAAVEKLSKIVLSKLWSADVIAVENEQVFISGGKHQGIRPGMSFDIFTKGKLVKSTTTGGNIRLPGKKIAVLTINGSFGDTEFEEGSFGLITEGSIDGAELSNLEAREQQQ, encoded by the coding sequence ATGAAACTGACCTTTCTAACGGCAGGGGCGCTAAGCCTTTTGCTCGGAGGCTGCGCAACCCACCCCACCAACGTTCAAGATGTGGAGCCGGCAATATCGGAAGAAGCCCAACGACAGGCGCAAACCGCACTTATTGAGAGCGAGAAAGACCAATCGCTGGCACTCAAGCGCAAAATTGCTGTAGGCAAGCTCACCAACGAAACCACCTACGGAAAGAGCTTAATTGGCTACAACAGCGGCGACGAACTCGGCAAAAAAGTCTCCGACATGTTCGTACAATCACTGAACAACAGCGGCCACTACCTGATTTTTGAACGCCCCGGCTTAGACCTTATCGAAAATGAGGCAAAATTAACCGGCGCCACCACCAACCTTATTGGTGTCGATACCCTGGTTATGGGCTCATTAACACAATTTGGCCGCGCCACCACGGGCGAATCTGGCTTTCTCTCTTCCTCTAAAAAGCAAGAAGCTACCGCAACCGTAAACCTTCGCCTAGTAGACACTAGAACGGCACAAGTGTTTGCGACGGTAACAGGAACCGGATCCTCCGCTACCGAGTCCGCTAGCACCATGGGCTTTGGGTCTGTTGCTAGCTACGATGGAAGCCTTAATGACCGGGCGATTGGTGCCGCTGTTAATGCCGCGGTAGAGAAACTCAGTAAAATTGTACTTTCAAAGCTCTGGAGCGCTGACGTTATCGCAGTCGAAAACGAACAGGTTTTTATTAGCGGCGGCAAACATCAAGGTATTCGGCCTGGTATGTCATTTGATATTTTCACCAAAGGTAAGCTTGTTAAATCAACGACAACCGGCGGTAACATTCGCTTGCCTGGCAAAAAAATCGCCGTACTCACCATTAACGGTAGCTTTGGCGATACAGAATTCGAGGAAGGCTCCTTTGGCTTAATAACTGAAGGCAGTATCGACGGTGCTGAGTTAAGTAATCTAGAAGCTAGGGAGCAGCAACAATGA
- the carA gene encoding glutamine-hydrolyzing carbamoyl-phosphate synthase small subunit → MQSTEALDLGQLIGVGRRPAILVLEDGSVFKGVSIGAEGKSVGEVVFNTSMTGYQEILTDPSYAKQIITLTYPHIGNTGTNQEDEEASQIWATGLVIRDLPFVASNFRCESTLDEYLKAKNILGIANIDTRRLTRILRDKGAQNGCIMAGDIDEAEALLAAKDFAGLQGMDLAKEVTTAETFKWDEGSWTLGEGHSKPDNKRFKVVAYDFGAKRNILRMLVDRGCDLTVVPATTPATDVLAMNPDGVFLSNGPGDPEPCDYAIEAIKTILDKNLPLFGICLGHQLLALASGAKTAKMKFGHHGANHPVQNLKTGRVLITSQNHGFAADEGSLPECLEATHKSLFDGSLQGIRRTDKPAFSFQGHPEASPGPHDAADLFDHFIELMEERR, encoded by the coding sequence GTGCAATCGACTGAAGCTCTCGATCTTGGGCAATTGATTGGCGTTGGCCGCCGGCCAGCTATTTTGGTGCTGGAAGATGGCAGCGTTTTTAAGGGGGTATCGATAGGTGCTGAAGGTAAATCTGTTGGTGAGGTGGTGTTTAATACCTCGATGACAGGCTATCAGGAAATTCTCACAGACCCTTCCTACGCAAAGCAAATTATTACGCTTACCTACCCGCACATTGGTAACACCGGTACGAACCAGGAAGATGAAGAGGCCTCTCAAATTTGGGCTACTGGCCTAGTCATACGCGACCTGCCTTTTGTTGCCAGTAATTTTCGTTGCGAGAGTACTCTTGACGAATACTTGAAGGCCAAGAACATTCTCGGCATAGCTAATATTGATACCCGTCGACTGACCCGAATCTTACGTGACAAGGGCGCTCAGAATGGCTGCATTATGGCCGGTGATATTGACGAGGCTGAAGCGTTGCTTGCCGCGAAAGATTTCGCCGGTTTGCAGGGCATGGATTTGGCCAAAGAGGTCACAACGGCAGAAACCTTTAAATGGGATGAAGGCTCTTGGACGCTGGGCGAAGGGCACTCTAAGCCCGACAATAAGCGCTTCAAGGTTGTGGCCTACGATTTTGGCGCCAAGCGTAATATCCTGCGGATGTTGGTTGATCGCGGTTGTGACCTGACCGTAGTGCCGGCAACAACACCTGCCACTGACGTGTTGGCGATGAACCCCGATGGTGTTTTTCTCTCTAATGGCCCTGGCGACCCCGAGCCATGTGACTATGCTATTGAGGCCATTAAAACTATTCTGGATAAAAACCTGCCCCTGTTTGGTATATGTCTAGGGCATCAGTTATTGGCGCTGGCCAGTGGCGCTAAAACAGCAAAAATGAAGTTTGGCCATCATGGTGCGAACCACCCTGTTCAAAACCTGAAAACCGGGCGAGTACTGATTACCAGCCAGAACCACGGCTTTGCTGCCGACGAAGGGTCGTTACCTGAATGTCTTGAAGCAACGCATAAGTCGCTGTTTGACGGTTCCCTTCAGGGTATTCGTCGTACCGATAAGCCCGCCTTTAGTTTTCAGGGTCACCCGGAAGCCAGCCCAGGACCACACGATGCGGCCGACTTGTTTGATCACTTTATTGAGTTGATGGAGGAGCGCCGTTAA